The Prochlorococcus marinus str. MIT 1214 sequence TTCTTACCTAGAAAAAAAAGGGGCAAATGAAGAAATAATTTCAGCGCCAAAAGGTTGGAGCCTTGAAGGTGCATCACCATGCGCATGGCTGACAGAAGATTTGAGCTCATCTGGGGTTATTGGTGATGCAAGTTTTTCAAATCCTGAATTGGGTGCCGCTTTAGAAAATGCACTAATTGATCATTGGAAGTCTTTATTCACAAGCCTTTTGGAGAGTAATTGGCCCCCAATTATGTCAGAAAGTCCTGTTTCTAGCAGTTAAGATGTGGTAACTGAACTACCAATTTGGATTTAATTCTGTAAGATCACTCAGATTGATAAATTTCTAATAGATCTATGCAAGCTTTTGCATCCAACAATTTAACAGTAGAAAAAGAAGAGTTAAGTTCTGATTCTCTTCCAGATTTCACCTCAGAATCTTATAAAGATGCTTATAGCAGAATCAATGCAGTTGTAATCGAAGGTGAGCAAGAGGCTTATTCCAATTTTCTTGATCTCGCCAAGTTGATTCCAGAGCATGCAGATGAGCTTGTGAAGCTAGGGAAGATGGAGAAAAAGCATATGAATGGTTTCTGTGCTTGTGGGAGAAATCTTGCTGTAAAGCCAGATATGCCATTTGCTAAGACCTTTTTCTCGAAACTTCATAACAATTTTTTAGAGGCTTTTAAAGTTGGAAATACAACTACTTGTCTTCTAATTCAATGCATTTTGATTGAATCTTTTGCAATATCTGCTTATCACGTTTATATACGTGTTGCTGATCCATTTGCAAAAAGGATTACAGAGGGTGTTGTTCAAGATGAATATTTGCACTTGAATTACGGTCAGGAATGGCTTAAGGCCAATCTTGAGACAGTTAAGAAAGATCTCATGAAGGCTAATAAAGAAAATTTGCCTCTTATAAAATCCATGCTTGACGAAGTGTCAAACGACGCGGAAGTTCTTCATATGGATAAAGAAGAGTTGATGGAGGAATTTATGATTGCATACCAAGATTCCCTTATGGAAATAGGTTTAGACAACAGAGAAATCGCAAGAATGGCTCTTGCTGCAGTGATCTAAGATTTTTAATTTATTTCTTTTTCTATTCACATTTATTCCTCAAGAACTTTAAATTCTTGAGGAATTCTTTTTTTTTTGACCTTGGTGGTTTAATCTTCAATCTTGGAGAAATATTTAGTTTCAATTTTGATCTTTCTTGGTGCCAAATGTTTGGGCTAATTGGACATTCAACAAGTTTTGAAGATGCCAAGCGAAAGGCATTGGGCTTGGGGTATGACCATATTGCTGAAGGAGATTTGGATGTATGGTGCACTGCACCTCCTCAGTTGGTAGAGCACGTAAAGGTTGTAAGCGCGATTGGAAAGACTATTGAGGGAGCTTATATAGACTCATGCTTTGTTCCTGAGATGTTAAGTCGATTCAAAACAGCAAGAAGAAAAGTCCTGAATGCAATGGAGTTAGCTCAGAAGAAAGGGATCAGCATTACCGCTCTAGGTGGATTTACATCAATAATTTTTGAGAATTTTAATTTACTTCAAAATCAACAAGTGAGAAATACAACTCTTGATTGGCAAAGGTTCACTACTGGTAATACTCATACAGCTTGGGTGATTTGTAGACAGTTAGAGCAAAATGCACCTCGAATAGGAATTGATTTGAGCAAATCAAAAGTAGCGGTTGTTGGGGCTACTGGTGATATTGGAAGCGCTGTTTGCAGGTGGCTTACTAATCGAACTGGTGTTTCTGAACTTCTATTAGTAGCTAGACAGCAAAAACCTTTAATCGAACTTCAGTCTCAACTTGGTGGAGGGAGAATTCTTAGTCTTGATGAGGCTTTACCTGAGGCGGATATTGTGATTTGGGTTGCAAGCATGCCCAAAACCTTAGAAATTGACCCATCTAAAATTAAAAGGCCCTGCTTAATGATTGATGGTGGATACCCTAAGAATTTAGGTGAGAAGTTTTCAGGCCCTGGTATACATGTCTTAAAAGGCGGAATAGTTCAATTTTTCAAAGATATTGGTTGGAGCATGATGGAATTGGCTGAGATGGAAAATCCTAAAAGAGAAATGTTTGCCTGTTTTGCTGAAGCAATGCTTTTAGAATTCGAGAATTGTCATACCAATTTCAGCTGGGGAAGGAATAATATTACGTTGGAAAAGATGGATTTTATTGGCAAGGCTTCTGAGAGGCATGGGTTTTCTGCTGTTGGGTTGAAATCAAATATTCAGACATTAACCGTCTGAACATTTGGTTGCTTTTTTTATGGCTAGACGTTTTCTCCTCGAATTTGAAAAACCTCTTGTTGAATTAGAGAATCAGATTGATCAAATCAGAGAATTAGCAAGAGATTCAGAAGTTGATGTAAGTCAGCAACTTCTGCAATTAGAGACACTTGCTGCAAGAAGGCGAGAAGAAATATTTAATGCACTAACACCAGCTCAAAAGATACAGGTGGCTAGACACCCTCAAAGGCCTAGCACACTTGATTACATCCAGATGTTTTGTGATGATTGGGTGGAATTGCACGGCGACAGGAACGGGACTGATGATCAAGCTCTCATAGGAGGGTTGGCTCGAATAGGTGAAAGATCTGTCCTTCTAATTGGACAACAAAAAGGCAGGGATACAAAAGAGAATGTTGCAAGAAACTTTGGCATGGCAAAGCCAGGAGGATACAGAAAGGCATTGAGGCTAATGGACCATGCAGATCGCTTCAATTTACCAATAATCTCTTTTATAGATACTCCTGGAGCTTATGCAGGGCTAATCGCAGAAGAACAAGGCCAAGGAGAGGCAATCGCAGTGAATTTGCGTGAAATGTTTAGGCTTAAAGTTCCCATCATTGCAACTGTGATTGGTGAAGGTGGCTCTGGCGGTGCTTTGGGAATAGGTGTCGCAGACAGGTTGCTGATGTTTGAACATAGTGTTTACACCGTTGCAAGCCCTGAAGCTTGTGCTTCGATTTTATGGAGGGATGCTGCCAAGGCTCCGGAAGCAGCATCATCATTAAAAATTACTGGACCTGATCTTATGAAGTTAGGAATTGTTGACGAAGTACTAAAAGAGCCTTCTGGGGGAAATAATTGGGCCCCGCTTCAAGCTGGAGATACTTTAAAAAATGCCCTTGAGAAGCATCTATGCGAATTATTGGCTTTATCCACTGATGAATTGAGAGAAAATAGATATTCTAAATTTAGAAAAATGGGAAAATATTTGGAAAGTCAGTCTATCGAAAGTGAAATTTCAGTTTAAAGTATTAGTGTTTGTATTAAACTTTTTTGTCAACAGTATTAATTACGGGAGCCTCTAGAGGGATTGGGAGAGCAACTGCTAAAGCTTTTGCTAATTCTGGATGGGATTTACTGCTTATAGCCAGGTCTGAAGATGAACTAGAAAGCCTTGTAGAAGAAATTGATAACAAAAAAGTTAAGGTTTTCTTCCAGTCTATTGATCTCAGTAATCCCCAAAAAATATCTAAAGGAATAGATGAATTAATGAATAATGGTTTGACGCCATCAGTTTTAATAAATAATGCTGGAGTTGCTTGGACTGGAGATCTTTTATCAATGCCACTTGAAAAATGGGAATGGATCATGCAAATGAATCTCACCAGTATCTTTCAGGTTTGCTCTGAGGTAGTCCCTTTTATGAGAAAAAAAGGAGGACTAGTTATCAACGTTAGTAGTCATGCTTCTCGAAAAGTTTTTCGACAATGGGGCGCCTATTGTGTTTCCAAAGCAGCATTAGCAAGTTTTACAAAATGCTTAGCAGAAGAAGAACGTCAGAATTCCATAAGAGCATGCACACTTACTCTTGGTTCAGTGAATTCATCTCTTTGGGATTCTGATAACGTTCGAGGGGACTTCAATAGAGATTCGATGCTTTCTGTTGATCAAGTTGCTTCTGAACTCTTGCATCTTGCTAGTCAACCAATTAATCAAATTATCGAGGATGTAACTATGATGCCTTCTACAGGAGCATTTTGATCTAAGAGAAATTAGGATTAAATTTCTTTATTAATTTTGTGCCCTTATTTCGCGAACAAGAGATTCAACTTTCTTGATATCTTTAATACCTGGAGATATTTCAAGTCGACTAGAGGCATCAATCCCATCTGGTTTAAGTTTAGAAAAAATTTCCGGAATTATTTCACTAGATATTCCACCAGCTAAGATCCAAGGAGCTTTAAAAGTTTTGTTAGTTAGTAATTCTATTGGGACTCTATTCCCAGTGCCTCCAAGTGATTTATTATCCCAGGCATCTAAGAGAATAGCATCAATATTTTTCTCATAATGACTTATTTTTTCTAAATCATTAATAGATTTTATCCTGAAGGCTTTCCATAATTTAATTATTGGAAATTCATTCTTTAATTCACGACAATAATCAACTGATTCATTCCCATGTAATTGGATTACCGATGGTGGAGTAGATCTGTTATTTATATATTTGACTTCCTCTAATTTTTCATTTGCGATTACTAATACTTTCTCAATACTTGAAGAAACTTTTTCTACTTCATTAAAAATTCTTATACATTCTTCTTCTGTTACAAAACGAGGTGAATTTTTAACGCCAATAACTCCAATAGCATTTATCTTTAATTCCGCTATGGATCGTGCTTGAGAAGTCTTTGTAATTCCACAAATTTTTATTGCTGTTGACTTTTTAGAAGTAGATTTTCTGATCATTACCAGAACTTTTATTAGGATTAATTGAAATAGATTTTATTGAGAGCTTGGAGGAATTTAAGTTTGGGTAGTTGGGAAGTTATGAAAATCAGAGGCATACCTTTGAGGATCCATCCAAGTTTGTTTTTGGTGTTCTTATATTTTACTTTGTCAGCCAGAAATCAGTTCGAGACGCTTTTGGATGGACAAGCATCTATTTGGAATGGATGGGTGATTGGTGTTTTTACAGCTTCTCTGTTGTTTTTATCTATTTTATTGCATGAATTGGCTCATTCTTTTGTCGCAATTGGAGAAGGTCTAAAAGTTAGAGACATAACACTTTTTTTTCTTGGAGGCATGGCTAATCTTGAAAAGGAATGTCCGACTTCAAAAGGAAGTTTAAAAATCGCAATTTCAGGTCCAGTTGTTAGTCTTTCGTTGGCTTTTTTAATGGTTTTATTAAGTAATAATTTATCAACATCAAATTTTATTCTCTCTAATTTATTTAAGCAGGTTGGTAGCCTCAATCTTTTGATAGGTGTATTTAATTTGCTTCCGATAATGCCTCTTGATGGTGGGGTAATCTTAAAATCTTTAATTTGGTATTTTACGGGGAGTAAAAGAGCAGGGATTAAAGCTGCAGTCGCCTCTGCAAAGTTAATTTCATTTTTTGCTATTTTTATTGGCATTTTAAGTTTACTTAGGGGTAACTTCTATATCGCACTTTGTTTTTCTATTATTGGTGTATTGATTTTTTCTTCATCTAAATCACAGAGTCAAATTATTCAAGTACAAAAGATATTGTCTGAATTATATGTAAATCAGGTTTGTAGCCGTTCGTATAGGGTTCTAGAGGATGATTTGCCTGTGAAAGTTCTATCTAAATATAATTCTTTAAATAAAGATAATATTTTCAATAAAGAATGGATCCTTTTATGTAGAGAAGGGAGATGGGTTGGTTATGTTAATGAGGAAATATTAAAGAATATAGCTGTACAAAACTGGGATAAAAAGTTTCTTTATGAGTTTTCATTTCCAATAAATGAATTGCCATCAATTAGTGAAAAAGAATCATTATGGAAAGCAATAATTAAAATAGAAAAAACAAAAGATGGAAGGCTTCTTGTGCTATCAGTTTCTGGTCTTCCTATTGGAACTTTAGATAGAGTAGATATAGGGAAAGCAGTACTTAAAAAAATCGGATTAAATCTTCCAGATCAATTAATTAAAATAGCAAGAAAAGAGAATATTTATCCACTAGGATTAAATCTATTTAATATTGCACAATCAATGCTTTCGAGTGATTTAGATGAGGATCAATAATAAGTTATTCTTTTAAATTTATCCATAGCATAACGTCTTATCACCTCTTTATCTTCTTTATCTAATGTATAATCAGAGATACGTAGATTGGGCCATGTTTTACTAAACGATTCTTTTAGAAAATTTATTACTTTATCTTTTTCTTTGGTTTCATTATTTATCTTTGGCGGATCTGAATTAAAAACTTTTTTCCATAGGTTTTTTGATGGTTTCATTAAAATCTCTCCATGCTGAAGCAAGTGCCCCTTTCTCCAGTACTGGGCACTTCCAATATACTTGTTTTTATCTTGATCAACTAAGTCAGCCAATGTTGAAGTTGAAAAACAATTATTATTAGAGATATTCACAGGTTGATTCCCAAAAAATAGATCTACTCCAGCTTTTTTTAAACCATGTTTTAACCATTGAGTTGTTTTTAAATATGATTCTTTTTTATTCCTTGGTGGATATTTCCATATAAGAGCGTAAGTGAGCCCACTGCTATGAAGAACAGCTTTTCCTCCACTAGGTCTTCTTACAATTTTTAATTCTTGATTTTTTAAAAGTTCAATCCATGTTTTTGGTAGTTCTTTTTGATTTTTTCCAATCGACAACCAGTTTCCATCCCACGTATAAAAACGTATTGCCATATTGAAATTTTTGTCAGTAAATGACTTGTCTAATAGGAAGAGATCAATTGCCATTTGCTCTGGCCCACTCAATTCAAGAGGATTTATATAAAGGACTTCTTTTAGTTTGTTCATTTTAATTTTTAATTAACCGTCATAAAAAAGTTAGTTTATTGATATTCTCCTTTTTTATTATTTTTTTTTTTAATTTATAAATGCATTGAAAGAAGTCAAAGAATTGATTCCATTATTAATTAAGTTAACATGAAGAAAAATCGAGACATTTTTATTTAATTTGGGACAACCTCAACGAATTGAAGAGCCATTCAGAAGGAAGCGTTCAAAAAAAATCAGAAAGAGCATTCCTTCGGTAAATAAAAAAATCGATGCTTTTACTCAAGTTTCTGAATTTCAGAAAGAAGAAGTTAGGAGGGAGCTTTTATATAGCCATGTGGGATTAATTTTGAAGTTTGGATTATTTATTGTATTTGCAACCAGCCTCGTGAACTTAGGACTTGCTTCTCATCAACGTGTTAATAGAAATCTAGAGTTGTCATATTTATTAGAGAAAGAATCAAAAAAACTTCATAAGTTAAGACTACGTTTTGATGAAATGTTTACTAATGGTGGGGAACAAAGTTTTTTTAAGGAGCAAGATCAGTGGATTACTCCAAATAGTGTCAGAGTTATCTGGCGATGATTCACTTTGCTTCTCTTAGGTTTAGATTTGTATTTGAAAATTGATTAAAAATAGTTTTTACTAAAGAATATGGCTCTAGTACAAGCTGCACCAGGAACTGTCTTAATTACTGGAACAACATCAGGAGTTGGTTTATATGCAACAAAGTCTTTAGTAGAGAGGGGTTGGAGGGTAATAACGGCAAATAGATGTTCTTTGAGAGCTGAAGCTTCTGCCTCAGCAATTGGATTACCTAGTAATAGTCCAAGACAACTTAAACATATTCAAATTGATCTTGGCGACTTGGATAGTGTGCGCAATGGAGCGAAAATTCTTCTGGAGGATTTGGAAAAGCCATTGGATGCTTTGGTTTGTAATGCTGCTGTATATCTTCCTCGTTTAAAAAAACCTTTGAGATCTCCACAGGGGTATGAAATATCAATGGCAACAAATCATTTTGGACATTTTTTATTAATTCAGTTGCTTTTAGAAAATCTTAGTAAGTCTTCCAGACCAGTCTGGAAGGGAAGATCTTGGGGGATGGAATCTTCTAGAGTAGTTATCTTAGGAACTGTAACTGCTAACAATAAAGAACTTGGAGGTAAAATACCAATACCAGCTCCGGCTGATCTAGGAAATCTATCTGGTTTTGAAGAAGGTTTTCTCGACCCCATATCAATGGCTAGTGGTAAACGTTTTAAACCAGGGAAAGCCTACAAGGACAGTAAGTTATGCAATATGATTACCACCCAAGAATTGCATAGGCGATTCAATTCTTCTCCAATACTTTTTAGTTCTCTATATCCAGGATGTGTGGCGAATACAAGATTATTTAGAAACACTCCTAAACTTTTTCAATGGTTGTTTCCATGGTTCCAGAAATTAATAACAGGGGGTTTTGTAAGTGAAGCGCTAGCTGGTGATAGGGTAGCCCAAGTAGTATCAGATCCTCAATTTGCTATTTCTGGTGTTCATTGGAGCTGGGGAAATAGACAACGCAAAGATAGACAACAGTTTTCACAAGAGTTGTCCGATCGTGTGACAGATCCAGTGACTTCTAGAAAAGTTTGGGAATTATCTATGGAATTAGTCGGTCTGAAATAAACCTTCAAATAGTTATTTAATCAAACCCAAGTAGATCAAATATTTCACGGTCTTTTAAAGGTTCAGCCTCTAATGGTTCAACATTATCTATCATTTTTTGCGCTAACGAAAGATATTCATTTTGTACTTCCAATACGCCTTCTTCTTCTGAATCCATCTCGAAAATTGTGCATTTTTTAAGCCTTGATCTGCGGATGGCATCTACATTACGGAAATGAGCCATAGTCTTAAGACCTGTTCTTTCATTGAATTTCTCTATTTGATCTAATTCAGCAGAGCGGTTGGCTATTACACCTCCTAGACGAACTTTATAATTTTTTGCTTTAGCGTTTATTGCTGCGACGATCCGATTCATTGCAAAAATAGAATCAAAATCATTTGCAGTCACAATTAGACAATAATTTGCATGTTGCAGTGGAGCAGCGAAACCACCGCATACAACGTCACCAAGAACATCAAATATAACTACATCAGTATCTTCTAATAGATGATGCTCTTTTAATAGTTTGACCGTTTGACCTGTGACATAGCCACCACAGCCTGTCCCCGCTGGAGGTCCCCCACTTTCAACGCACATGACGCCATTGAAACCTTTAAACATAAAGTCTTCAGGTCTTAGTTCCTCACTATGAAAATCTACTTCTTCAAGGATATCTATGACGGTAGGCACCATCTTGTGCGTAAGAGTAAAAGTGCTGTCATGTTTTGGATCACAACCAATTTGAAGTACCTTCTTCCCAAGCTTTGAAAATGCAGCTGATAAATTCGAAGAAGTAGTTGATTTACCAATGCCTCCTTTGCCATATACAGCAATAACAAGAGCTCCTTCTTGGATTTGTGCTTTTGGGTCTTGTTTTACCTGAACGCTACCCTCACCGTCCTCCTTGCGAGTTATTGTCGAAGTCATTAATCTGTTTCTTTCGGAAGTCCTTATTTATATTCTTGCAGTCAAATATCTCTTTAGGAAATGTTTAGTGAATTCGATACATTTAACATTAAATAAATATCTTGAAATAAACACATGAATACATTGCGCGCTTTAGTTGCGTATTTTTACTCATGTTTTTGACTTCTGCAGTGGTTAAGGAATTGCCCTCTTGAATGCTTTGAGGGACATAGGGTTGCTATTTTCTCAAGAGTAAAAGTTACCGTAGTCAGACATTAGGTAACTAAAAAGTAACTAAATGCGAAAGAGATTAAGTGTTTGTTGACGGTTTACCCTTTTTAGATGCAGTTTGAATATATATATGTATTAAATCTCTATGAGCGGTGCAACGCTCCTTAAAGAATCTGGTCCAAAAGAAGTCTTTTGCGGGCTAACTTCTATTGTTTGGCTACATAGAAGGATGCCTGATGCTTTCTTCCTAGTTGTGGGTTCTAGAACTTGTGCTCATTTAATTCAAAGCGCAGCAGGCGTAATGATCTTTGCTGAACCGCGCTTTGGTACAGCTATTTTAGAAGAAAGAGATTTAGCAGGATTAGCTGACGCTCATGACGAGTTGAATCGAGTAGTTAAAAATCTTTTAGCTAGACGTCCCGAAATAAAAACTCTTTTTCTCGTTGGATCTTGCCCAAGCGAAGTAATAAAAATAGATCTTTCAAGGGTTGCCGAAAACCTGAATATCGAACTTAAAGGTCAAGTAACAGTATTGAATTATTCGGGAAGTGGAATAGAAACAACATTCACGCAAGGCGAAGACGGGGCATTAAAGGCTTTGATTCCATTAATGCCCAAGAGTGATCAAAAGAAATTACTTTTGGTGGGAACACTTGCTAATGCTGTGGAGGATCGGCTAATAAGTATTTTTAAGCGGCTTGGAATAGACAACGTAGAAAGTTTTCCACCTAGGCAGTCAACAGAATTACCATCTATTGGTCCTGCAACAAAAGTCCTTCTTACTCAACCCTATTTAACTGATACTGCAAGAGAGCTAAAAAATAAAGGTGCTGAAATCATTGAAGCCCCCTTCCCTCTAGGCGTTACTGGAAGCACATTGTGGATTAGGGCG is a genomic window containing:
- a CDS encoding long-chain acyl-[acyl-carrier-protein] reductase, which translates into the protein MFGLIGHSTSFEDAKRKALGLGYDHIAEGDLDVWCTAPPQLVEHVKVVSAIGKTIEGAYIDSCFVPEMLSRFKTARRKVLNAMELAQKKGISITALGGFTSIIFENFNLLQNQQVRNTTLDWQRFTTGNTHTAWVICRQLEQNAPRIGIDLSKSKVAVVGATGDIGSAVCRWLTNRTGVSELLLVARQQKPLIELQSQLGGGRILSLDEALPEADIVIWVASMPKTLEIDPSKIKRPCLMIDGGYPKNLGEKFSGPGIHVLKGGIVQFFKDIGWSMMELAEMENPKREMFACFAEAMLLEFENCHTNFSWGRNNITLEKMDFIGKASERHGFSAVGLKSNIQTLTV
- a CDS encoding site-2 protease family protein gives rise to the protein MGSWEVMKIRGIPLRIHPSLFLVFLYFTLSARNQFETLLDGQASIWNGWVIGVFTASLLFLSILLHELAHSFVAIGEGLKVRDITLFFLGGMANLEKECPTSKGSLKIAISGPVVSLSLAFLMVLLSNNLSTSNFILSNLFKQVGSLNLLIGVFNLLPIMPLDGGVILKSLIWYFTGSKRAGIKAAVASAKLISFFAIFIGILSLLRGNFYIALCFSIIGVLIFSSSKSQSQIIQVQKILSELYVNQVCSRSYRVLEDDLPVKVLSKYNSLNKDNIFNKEWILLCREGRWVGYVNEEILKNIAVQNWDKKFLYEFSFPINELPSISEKESLWKAIIKIEKTKDGRLLVLSVSGLPIGTLDRVDIGKAVLKKIGLNLPDQLIKIARKENIYPLGLNLFNIAQSMLSSDLDEDQ
- a CDS encoding phosphoribosylanthranilate isomerase, translating into MIRKSTSKKSTAIKICGITKTSQARSIAELKINAIGVIGVKNSPRFVTEEECIRIFNEVEKVSSSIEKVLVIANEKLEEVKYINNRSTPPSVIQLHGNESVDYCRELKNEFPIIKLWKAFRIKSINDLEKISHYEKNIDAILLDAWDNKSLGGTGNRVPIELLTNKTFKAPWILAGGISSEIIPEIFSKLKPDGIDASSRLEISPGIKDIKKVESLVREIRAQN
- the bchL gene encoding ferredoxin:protochlorophyllide reductase (ATP-dependent) iron-sulfur ATP-binding protein; the encoded protein is MTSTITRKEDGEGSVQVKQDPKAQIQEGALVIAVYGKGGIGKSTTSSNLSAAFSKLGKKVLQIGCDPKHDSTFTLTHKMVPTVIDILEEVDFHSEELRPEDFMFKGFNGVMCVESGGPPAGTGCGGYVTGQTVKLLKEHHLLEDTDVVIFDVLGDVVCGGFAAPLQHANYCLIVTANDFDSIFAMNRIVAAINAKAKNYKVRLGGVIANRSAELDQIEKFNERTGLKTMAHFRNVDAIRRSRLKKCTIFEMDSEEEGVLEVQNEYLSLAQKMIDNVEPLEAEPLKDREIFDLLGFD
- a CDS encoding lipoate--protein ligase family protein, yielding MNKLKEVLYINPLELSGPEQMAIDLFLLDKSFTDKNFNMAIRFYTWDGNWLSIGKNQKELPKTWIELLKNQELKIVRRPSGGKAVLHSSGLTYALIWKYPPRNKKESYLKTTQWLKHGLKKAGVDLFFGNQPVNISNNNCFSTSTLADLVDQDKNKYIGSAQYWRKGHLLQHGEILMKPSKNLWKKVFNSDPPKINNETKEKDKVINFLKESFSKTWPNLRISDYTLDKEDKEVIRRYAMDKFKRITYY
- a CDS encoding SDR family oxidoreductase codes for the protein MSTVLITGASRGIGRATAKAFANSGWDLLLIARSEDELESLVEEIDNKKVKVFFQSIDLSNPQKISKGIDELMNNGLTPSVLINNAGVAWTGDLLSMPLEKWEWIMQMNLTSIFQVCSEVVPFMRKKGGLVINVSSHASRKVFRQWGAYCVSKAALASFTKCLAEEERQNSIRACTLTLGSVNSSLWDSDNVRGDFNRDSMLSVDQVASELLHLASQPINQIIEDVTMMPSTGAF
- a CDS encoding ferredoxin:protochlorophyllide reductase (ATP-dependent) subunit N; amino-acid sequence: MSGATLLKESGPKEVFCGLTSIVWLHRRMPDAFFLVVGSRTCAHLIQSAAGVMIFAEPRFGTAILEERDLAGLADAHDELNRVVKNLLARRPEIKTLFLVGSCPSEVIKIDLSRVAENLNIELKGQVTVLNYSGSGIETTFTQGEDGALKALIPLMPKSDQKKLLLVGTLANAVEDRLISIFKRLGIDNVESFPPRQSTELPSIGPATKVLLTQPYLTDTARELKNKGAEIIEAPFPLGVTGSTLWIRAAANSFGIDKSIVDSILNPLISRAKQALAPHVEKLSGKKLFLLPESQLEIPLARFLSNECGMEIVEIGTPYLNRDLMKAEIDLLPPDCRIVEGQHVEKQLDRVRDSSPDLVVCGMGLANPLEAEGISTKWSIEMVFSPIHGIDQASDLAELFSRPLRRHEILNPKTLTSN
- a CDS encoding acetyl-CoA carboxylase carboxyltransferase subunit alpha, whose product is MARRFLLEFEKPLVELENQIDQIRELARDSEVDVSQQLLQLETLAARRREEIFNALTPAQKIQVARHPQRPSTLDYIQMFCDDWVELHGDRNGTDDQALIGGLARIGERSVLLIGQQKGRDTKENVARNFGMAKPGGYRKALRLMDHADRFNLPIISFIDTPGAYAGLIAEEQGQGEAIAVNLREMFRLKVPIIATVIGEGGSGGALGIGVADRLLMFEHSVYTVASPEACASILWRDAAKAPEAASSLKITGPDLMKLGIVDEVLKEPSGGNNWAPLQAGDTLKNALEKHLCELLALSTDELRENRYSKFRKMGKYLESQSIESEISV
- a CDS encoding protochlorophyllide reductase, which codes for MALVQAAPGTVLITGTTSGVGLYATKSLVERGWRVITANRCSLRAEASASAIGLPSNSPRQLKHIQIDLGDLDSVRNGAKILLEDLEKPLDALVCNAAVYLPRLKKPLRSPQGYEISMATNHFGHFLLIQLLLENLSKSSRPVWKGRSWGMESSRVVILGTVTANNKELGGKIPIPAPADLGNLSGFEEGFLDPISMASGKRFKPGKAYKDSKLCNMITTQELHRRFNSSPILFSSLYPGCVANTRLFRNTPKLFQWLFPWFQKLITGGFVSEALAGDRVAQVVSDPQFAISGVHWSWGNRQRKDRQQFSQELSDRVTDPVTSRKVWELSMELVGLK
- a CDS encoding aldehyde oxygenase (deformylating), with the protein product MQAFASNNLTVEKEELSSDSLPDFTSESYKDAYSRINAVVIEGEQEAYSNFLDLAKLIPEHADELVKLGKMEKKHMNGFCACGRNLAVKPDMPFAKTFFSKLHNNFLEAFKVGNTTTCLLIQCILIESFAISAYHVYIRVADPFAKRITEGVVQDEYLHLNYGQEWLKANLETVKKDLMKANKENLPLIKSMLDEVSNDAEVLHMDKEELMEEFMIAYQDSLMEIGLDNREIARMALAAVI